In the Streptomyces coeruleoprunus genome, GCTGCCGCTGCTGCTGCCGTCCCTGAACGCGGCGGCCGGGCTCTGCTTCGCCCTGTCGATGGGCGAGTTGAGCGCCACGATGATGCTCTATCCCCCGGACTGGCTGCCGCTGCCCGTGCTGATCTTCACCGCCACCGACCGGGGCTCGCTGTTCACCGGCTCCGCCCTGGCCGTCGTCCTCATGACCGCCACGCTGCTGGTCCTGCTCGCCGTCTCCCGCCTCCGTACGAAGGCCGCCCACCGCTAGGAGAGAACCCCGCCATGCCCCAGCACACCCGCCTCCGCAGGCCGGCCGCCCTGGCCGCCGCCGTCCCCCTCGCGCTGCTGCCCCTCGCCGGCTGCGGCACCACCTCCGCCGCGTCCGACCCGAAGGTCGTCACCGTCTACAGCGCCGACGGCCTCAAGGGCGAGAACGGCGACGGCTGGTACGACCGGGTCTTCCAGGACTTCGAGAAGGAGACCGGCATCAAGGTCCGGTACGTGGAGGGCGGCTCCGGCGAGATGGTGCAGCGCGCCCTGCGCGAGCGGACCAACACCCAGGCCGACGTCCTGATCACCCTCCCGCCCTTCATCCAGCAGGCCGACTCGAAGGGGCTGCTCCAGGCGTACGAGCCGAAGGGCGCCGAGCACGTCGACGGCGGCGACAAGTCCCCGCGCCACACCTGGACGGCGGTGGTCAACAACTACTTCGGCTTCATCCACAACAAGAAGGAGCTGAAGACCCCGCCCACCACGTGGGAGGACCTGCTGGACCCCAAGTACAAGGACAAGGTCCAGTACTCCACGCCCGGCGTCGCGGGCGACGGCACCGCCGTCGTCATCAAGGCCATGCACGACTTCGGCGGCCGCGAGCCCGCCATGGAGTACCTGGGGAAGCTCCAGGCCAACAACGTCGGCCCGTCCTCCTCCACCTCCAAGCTCGCCCCCAAGGTCGACAAGGGCGAACTCCTCGTCGCCAACGGCGACGTGCAGATGAACTTCGCGCAGAGCCGGTCCATGCCCAACCTCCGCATCTGGTTCCCCGCCCGCGAGGACGGCAGGCCCACCACCTTCGCCCTGCCCTACGCCGCCGGCCTGGTCACCGACGCCCCGCACACCGAGAACGGCAGGAAGCTGCTGGACTTCCTGCTCGGCGAGCGCGCCCAGCGGCAGGCCAGCGCGATCGGCGGCGGCTTCCCCGCCCGTACGGACATCAAGGCCACCGACGCCAACGCCATCGCCCTGTCCGGCCTGATGCGCGGCGTCGAGATCTTCGAGCCGGACTGGACGGACATCGACAAGAACCTGACCTCGTACGTGGAGGCGTGGAAGACCGCCACCGGAAGCTGATCGTCCGTCAGAAATTCACTTCACGTCCCTGGTGTCCCGCGCGCCCCGCCGGAACCATGTCCGGGCACCGGCACCACGGATCAGCTCCAGACCCCACCCCACCCCACCCCGACCCGACCGACGGAGGACTCCCCGATGCCGCTGACCGGCACGCCCCGCCGCCGTACCGTGCTCACCGCGGGCGCCGCGACCGCCGCGACCGCCGCGTTCACCGCCCTTGGCACCGCGCCCGCCCACGCCGCCGAGGCCCCCGCGCTCCCCGACGGCACCAGCCAGGACAAGGTCCTCGTCGTCGGCATGGACGGCCTGCGCCACGACCGGATAGCCGCGGCGAACGCCCCGCACCTCACGTCCATGATGGCGAACGGCACCTACGGCACCTCGCTGCTGTACGCGAACCCCATGGCGGCCACCTCGTCCGGGCCGGGCTGGTCGACGGTCTCCACCGGCGTCTGGCCCGACAAGCACGGCGTGAAGGACAACACCTTCACCGGCCGCGACTACGCCCGCTACCCCGGCTTCCTGGCCCGGCTGCACCAGGTGCGCCCCGCGCTCTCGCTCTTCGCCGCCGTCGACTGGAAGCCCCTCGACACGTACGGCACGGTCACCGCGGGCGCCGACGCCAAGCTCGTCCTCGATGGCGACCGCGACGGCTACGTGGCCCACGACGAGACCATCACCGCCACCACCGTGTCCGTGCTGCGCGACCGGAACCCCGACGTCCTCTTCGTCTACCTCGGCAACACCGACGTCGTCGCGCACTCCTCCGGCACCGGCCAGCGCTACCTCGACGCGATCGCCGTGCAGGACGCCCAGCTCGGCCGGATGCTCGCCGCCGTCCGGGCCCGCCCCACGTACGCCTCCGAGCGCTGGACCGTCATCGTCTGCACCGACCACGGCCACGTCGACGCGGGCGGCCACGGCGGCAGCTCGATCGCGGAGCGCAGTACCTTCGTCCTCGCCACCGGACCCGGCATCGCCGCCGGCGCCCGCCCGCTGGACACCCGCCTCGTCGACGTCGCCGCGACCGTCTACCGCCAGCTGGGCATCACGCCCGACCCGGCCTGGGGCCTGGACGGCCGCCCGATCCAGGAGCGGTCCGCCGACCCGTTCGACACCCTGCAGTCCGCGCTCGGGCAGCGCGTGGACGAGACGGGCATCCCGGCGGGCGTCCTCGGCTTCACGCACACCCCGCCCAGCGGCTGGTCCGTCATCAACAACGCCATGGGCACCGGCGGCACGACCGAGTGGCGCGGCTGGGCCTTCGCCACCGACGACTTCTGGTCCCGCACCCAGCGCGACCAGTGGCGCGAACTGAACGTCCGCGCCCGTGGCGTGTTCGCGGTCGCCGACTCCGACGAATGGGCCGACACGTCCTTCTCCGGCACGTACGACTCGACGCTGGTCACACCGGCGTACGACGTCAGCGGCAGGAGCAGGGTGACGCTGGCCTTCACCACCCACTACCGCCAGGAGGCCGGGCAGACCGCCCGGATCCTCGCCTCCTTCAACGGCGGCACCCCGACCGTCGTCCGCGCGTACACGTCGGACGTCGTCGCCCAGCCCCAGTCGCTCACCCTCGACGTCCCGGCCGGCGCCTCCGCGGTGAGCTTCCGCTTCCACTACACCGGCTCCAACAACTGGTACTGGGTCATCGACGGCGTGCGGGTCACCGCCTCCTGACGGGCTAGCGCCGCTCGCGGATGCGCAGTGGAGGCCCGAGGCTCGTGCGTGCGGCACCGCCGTCGCGCCGTACGCACGGCCTTCCCCCTCGGACCTCTGGAGGATCCATGAAGCCTCTCCGCACCGCTCTGGCCGCCTCGGCCCTCGCCCTCGTCCCCGTGATCGGCCTGGCGTCGCCGGCCCATGCCCAGGTGAGCGTCGACTTCGACATCATCGGACCCGCCACCCTGCAGCCCAACGGCACCGTGCGGCTCGTCACGAACCTCCGCTGTACCGCAGGCGCGGATGCCAGCCTGTTCGTGTCCCTGCAGCAGGTGCGGCGGGGCGTTCAGAGTGCCGGCGGTGGTTTCCAGGCTGCGGATTGCACCGGCGGCATCCAGGAGCTCGTGTTCGTGCTCTCGTCGAGTGAGGGTCCCGACTTCTCCACCGGCCGGGCCTACGCCCAGGGCAGTGCCAGCGTGTGCATTCAGGTGGGGGACGGAGGCTTCGAGTGCGAGGGCGACAGCGACGAGGAGCTCATCCGCGTCCGTCGCTGACGCCACCCCCGACCGGCGGCGGCAGGTTCTCCCTTCCCGAGGGGTGGACCTGCCGCCGCCGAGCTTTAGGCTGGGGTGCGCCGGCACAGTGCGGTGACGGCGCACACCCGTCACTGCGTATGGCAGGAGTCCGCCCGTGGCAGAGCGCAAGCCGATCGAATCCTGGCTCACCGACATGGATGGCGTCCTCATCCATGAGGGCGTGCCGATCCCCGGCGCCGACGCGTTCATCAAGAAACTGCGGGACACCGAGCGGCCGTTCCTCGTCCTGACGAACAACTCCATCTACACCGCCCGCGACCTGCACGCCCGGCTCGCCCGCATGGGGCTCGACGTGCCCACGGAGAACATCTGGACGTCCGCCCTCGCCACCGCCCGCTTCCTCGACGACCAGCGGCCCGGCGGCACGGCGTACGTGATCGGCGAGGCCGGACTCACCACCGCGCTCCACGACATCGGGTACGTGCTCACCGACCACGACCCGGACTACGTCGTCCTCGGCGAGACCCGGACGTACTCGTTCGAGGCGATGACCAAGGCGGTGCGCCTCATCAACGCCGGCGCCCGGTTCATCTGCACCAACCCCGACGAGACCGGCCCGTCCACCGAGGGCCCGCTGCCCGCCACGGGCTCGGTCGCCGCGCTCATCACCAAGGCCACCGGCAAGGACCCGTACTTCGCGGGCAAGCCGAACCCGCTGATGATGCGGACCGGGCTCAACGCGATCGGCGCCCACTCCGAGACCAGCGCCATGATCGGCGACCGCATGGACACCGACGTGCTGGCGGGCCTGGAGGCCGGCATGGAGACCTTCCTCGTGCTGACCGGGCTGACGACCCCCGCGGACGTCGACCGCTACCCGTTCCGGCCCTCCACGATCGTCGACTCGATCGCCGATCTGGTCGAACGGATCTGACCCGCAAGGCCCGAGGTCACCGAGCGGTTACCGGAGGGTAGGCGGCTGCTCCGGATGCGGAGAGCGGCGAATGGCGTGAATCTGCCACCAGGAGGTTCACGATGCGTTCAGGACTGCTTGCTCTCCGTGGCGGAGCGGCCGCCGCGCTGGTGCTGGCCTCGACGGGCCTCTGCACGGGCGGTGCGCACGCCGCCGGCGACGCCCGGGTGCGCGCCACGGTCACCCCGTCGACCGCCGCACCGGGCGCGGACGTGGACGTACGGGTCGAAGGCTGCGACGGCAGGGGCGGGACGGTCGGCTCCCCGGCCTTCGTCGCCGACGTCGAGCTGGCCGGACGCGAGGGCGAGGGCGCCCCGCTGTACGGCGACACCACCGTGAGGTCCGCCACCGGTCCGGGGGCGTACCCCCTGACCGTGGTCTGTGACGGCCGCGAACACCCCGGCGCCGGACGCCTCCACGTGGCCCGCGCCTCCGCCCCGGGCCGCACCCCCGCCCCGGACACCGCCGCGCGACCCGGCCGGGCCGCCGGCCCGCCGGGCGCCGCGCCGCCCCTGGGGCCCTCGCACACCCCGCCGCCCAGCCCGCAGGCACCTGCCCGGGCCGGCGGCGGGGGCACCGCCGCATTCGTCGCCGACGCGGTGAGCGTCGCCGATCAGGGACCGGGCACGCGGCACACGGTGATCGGCCTGGTCCTGGCCGCCGTGGCCGCGGTGGCCGTGGCGCTGCGCTCCACGCGCCGCCGCGGCGGCCGCCCGGGCGCGGACTGACGATGGCGCCCGGTGCGGGCCGGCTGCCCGGCTCGGGTCGGCTGTACGCGGGCGTCGCCTGGGCGCTCGTCCTGGTGCTCATGTGGCTCTGGGGCAAGGAGGTCACGGTCGGCCACGGCGGGCTGTCCGCGCCCACGACCGGTGACGTCGCCGCGGTGGGCCGCCCCCGCGCCGTACCCCTGCCGCCGCCCCACGCCCCCGCCGAGCCGGCCGCGCCACGGCGCGTGGCGGTTCCCTCGCTCGGCATCGCCGCACCGGTCGTCCCGCGCGGCCTGGACGCCTCGGGCGGGATCGAGGCCCCGCCCCACGACACGCCGCACACCGTCGGCTGGTACGCCGGCGGCATCGCGCCCGGCGCGGACGGTACGGCCCTGCTGGTGGGCCACGTCGACACGGAGACCGGGCCCGCGGTGTTCCACGGCCTGCGCTCCGTACGCCCGGGCGCCCGCGTGCACGTCACGCGCGCGGACGGCACCGTCGCCGAGTTCACCGTCGACGACGTGAGGGTCTTCGACCGCGGCACCTTCGACGCGCACGAGGCGTACGGCCGCCGCGACCCGGACCGTGCCGAACTCCGGCTGGTCACCTGCGGCGGCACCTTCGACCGCGCGTCCGGCACGTACACGGCGAACGTGGTCGTCTCGGCGTACCTCACGGCCGTGCGTCACACGGCGCCGCCCGGCGGACCGGCCCGAGCGGCGCGCGCACCGCACTTCGCGGGCACGGCCCAGGGCTCGTGAGAACCACCGTGCCCGGTCGACGGTCCTCCCCGGCTCCGCCGGGGACCCCCCTTCCCCGGGCCGTCGACCGGGCCGGTCCTCGACCGCGGGGCCGGGCTGCGGGAGAAACCCTGGCGCCGCGCGGGAGGTTCGGGGCGGTCGGCACGCCCCGCCCACTGTAGGCCGCCCACCGGGGCCGTTCCAGAGGCCGTTTGACGCCATGTCGCGATCCGGTCGCCCTCGGTGATCGCTCCACGGGTGTGCCAGGATGGCATTCGACCGGCTTGTCCAGTGCACCCAAGGGGGAGTGGATGTACGGCAGTTGCACCGGGCGTGCCCGTACGGGCGTGGCCCTGGCGGGGGCGCTGACCGCGCTGCTGGCGGCGGCGGGCTGCGGCGCGCCGGACAGCGGCGAGGGCGTGCGCACCGGGCCGCGGCCGCCCGGCGGAAACGTGGCGTTCTGGGTCAACCCGGACGGCAACGCCGCCCGGCAGCTGGCCGGTTACGAGACCCGGGGCGAGCAGCGGAACGCCGAGCTGATCCGGAAGATAGCCTCCCAGCCGGTCGGCGAGTGGGTGGGCTCCGACCGGCCGGAGGAGGAGACCCGGCGCCTCACCGAGGCCGCGGCCCGCTCGGGGCGGGACGCGCTGCTCGTCCTCTACAACATCCCGCACCGCGACTGCGGCCAGCACTCCGCGGGCGGCGCCCCGGACGGCGACGCCTACCGGGCCTGGATCGAGGGCGTCGCCCGGGGCATCGGCGACCGGCGGGCGACGGTCGTCCTGGAGCCGGACGCGGTGATGCACATGGTCGACAGCTGCACCGAGCAGCAGTACCACGAGGAGCGGTACGCGCTGCTGGCCGGCGCGGTCGAGCGGCTGAAGCGGCTGCCGAACGTCCGCGTGTACCTGGACGCGGGCAACGCCGGCTGGGGCAGGCCCGACCAGATCCACGAGCCGCTCCGGCGCGCCGGGATCGCGAAGGCCGACGGCTTCGCGGTGAACGTGTCCAACTTCCAGACGACGGCCGCCAGCAAGGAGTACGGGAAGAAGGTCTCCGCGAAGGCCGGCGGCAGGCACTTCGTCATCGACACCAGCCGCAACGGCAACGGCCCCTACACCGAGGGCGATCCGGCCGAGAACTGGTGCAACCCGCCGGGCCGCGCCCTGGGCGAACGCCCCACGACGCGGACCGGCGACCCGCTCGTCGACGCCTACCTGTGGATCAAGCGCCCCGGCGAGTCCGACGGCGACTGCAAGGGCGGCCCCAAGGCGGGCGAGTGGTACCCCGCCTACGCCCTGGAACTGGCCCGCAACGCCCGCTGAGAGCGGGCCCGGTGGAGGTGCCGCCAGGCAGGCGGGGCTTCGCGGCCCGACCTACGGCACCTCCACCCACACCGCCTCCGACGGCGTGCCCCGGTCGTCCGTGACGAACAGCATGTACCAGCCGGACGGCACCAGCGCCCGGTTCGCGGGCACCGTGACCCGGATGCCCTTCGCCGTGCGGGTCAGGTTCAGGGCGATCGACCGCTGGTCGACGTCCGTGACGTGCGTGACCGCGCTCGGCCGCATCAGCTTCGCCGTACGGATCCTCGCCGCGTCCGCCGTGACGTACTCGCCGGTGGCGCCGCGCCGGATCGCCTTGGGTCCGTGGCGGAGGACCGGCCGGCCCTCGCGGTACAGATAGGGCGGGCTGTACAGCTCTATGCGCTGCTCGAAGATGCCCGGCCGGGTGTTGTCCTTGTCGGCGAACAGCGAGTCCGAGCCGAAGATCATGACCCGGCCGTCGGGCAGCAGCACCGAACCCGAGTGGTAATTGCGCCCGACCCTCGGGTCGGCGACCCGCTGGTAGGTGCCGCTCCTCGGGTCGTACGTACGGGCCTGGAGGATGTTGGAGGCGCTGCGGCCCCGGTAGTCCTCCGAGCCGCCGGTGACGAACACGGTGTCGTCGGGCAGCAGCGACGCGCTCGGGTAGCGGGTGCCCTTGTCGAGCGCCGGGCCGTCCTTGAAGCGGGGCGCGGGGTCCTTCAGGTCGACGAGGCGGGACTTCTCGCTGGACTCCTGGGACTCGCCGACCCCGCCGCCGCCGATGACCATGAACCGCTGGTCCTGGGCGGGCGGCAGCATGACGGTGGCGGAGGTCTCCATCCTGTCGGGGTCGCTGAGCCCGGGGACCTTCTGGAAGGTGTTCCGCTCCAGGTCCCAGATGCCGGGGTCCCGGCCGACGTCGGCGGGCCCGTACCCGGCGTTGGAGCCGGAGTAGAAGAGCTTGCCGTCGTCCATGAGGAAGATCGCCGGGTACGTGGGGAAGCGCCGTTCGATCCCCGTGTACGTCCACTTCTTGGTCTTCGGGTCGTAGATCTCGTCCTTGCCGGGGACGATCTGCCCGATCTCGTCGAGCCCTGACAGCGCGAGGACCCGGCCGTCCTTCAGGGTGGTGAGCGTGGGGTACCAGCGCGCCTCGTTCATCGGGTCGACCTTCACGTACCGCTCGGCGACCGGGTCGAACTCGAAGGCGTCCTTGATGCCCTGGAAGTCCTTCTTGTCGAGGGCGAGTTTCTGCGCCATCCCGTAGACGTTGCGGGCGTCGGTGCCCTTCATGCCGTGCACCCGGTAGTTGTCCTCGGTGCCGGTCTCGTACTCCTTGCCGGACTTCTCGGCCTCGACGTAGATCCGGCCGAGGCCGGCCTCGGTGCGCAGGAAACGGCCCGTCTTCTTGTCGAAGACCTTCTTGGCACGCTCGACGACGACCGGGTCCTTCGACACGAAGGTCTTGCCGTTGGCCTTGCCGGTGAACCGTGTGCCGGCGGGCAGGGTGATCGGCTTGTCGGGGTCCTCGTTGTGGACGATCATCAGGCCGCCCGCCTTGGTGACGTCGCCCTCCAGCTTCTCGTACCGCTTCGTACCGCCCGCGACCAGCAGCTTCCCGTCGGGGAGCTGGGTGTGGCCGGCGCAGAACATGTCCTTGGGGGTGGGGATCTTCTTGAAGGCGCCCGTCTTCGGATCCCACAGGACGGACTCGAACCGCTGCGCGTCGAAGTTCTTCTGGTTGTTCCCCGAGCCCGCGATGAGGAGCACCTTGCCGGTGTGCAGGAGCGCCACGTGGATGGCGTTGACCCGGAACTCGGCGGGCACGTCGAGGAAGTCCCAGTGGCCGTTCTCCGCCTTGTACTCCGGCCGGTTGATCGCGTACTCGTGGTACTGCGCGGTGCCGAACCGGTACAGGGCCGGTCCGTTGAACCCGGCGACGGCGGCCACCACCGCCGTGCCGATCAGCAGGCGCCGGGCCCGGTTCCTGCGGTGGTTCGGCCGGACGGGCAGGGTGCTCATTTCTTACGTCCCCCCAAGACGATCTGCAGGGTCTGTTCGCTCTCCGGCGCCCAGCCGGGCCTGGGCCGCGGGGCGTGGTCGGCGCCCCGGACCGGAATCGGTGCCACGGGCGGCACGGGGGTGCGCCCGCGCGCCCGCTGCTGCTTCTCCGCGCGGACGGTGAGGCGCCAGGCGAGGATCGGCGCCGCCGTGATCAGCAGGGCCAGCGAGGCCCAGGTGATCATCGCCGGGTGGTCGTGGCCGTTGAAGAAGGAGGCCACGAGGGACCCGCCGAAGACGACGAGGAAGAAGAGGTGGATCCGGAACGTCCCGAAGAACGTGTCCGGGCTGGACGAGTCGCCCTTGGGCGTCACCACGAAGGAGCTCTTGCGGCGCAGGACCGCGTCCAGCAAGGAGCGGGCGTAGATGGGCGCCGACAGCGCGGACATCACCATGCCGGCCAGGCCGCCGGAGCCCTCGGGCTCGTGCGGTGAGACGTTGTGGCGGCGGTTCCAGATGTAGAGGCCGATCTGGAGCGCCGAGGCGTTGCCGTACAGCATCATCCAGATGACCGGGTCGATCTGCACGCCCGAGGCGCCCATGCCCAGGAACAGCGCGCAGCTCAGCGCCGCGAGGATCCAGTTCAGCGCGGACATCGGGTAGAAGATGATCATCATCGTGTAGTTGAAGAGCTTGCCGGGCGGCAGCGTGCCCCAGCCCTTCCAGTACTGCTTGAGGATCGTCTCGTACGTGCCCCGCGACCACCGCAGCTGCTGCGTGAAGAAGTCCGTCCAGGCGGTCGGGCCCTCGCCGACGGCCAGCACGTCCGGGGTGTAGACGGAGCGCCACTTGTTGCCGGTGGCGGGGTTGCGGTGGCGGTGGATCTCGAAGCCGGTCGCCATGTCCTCGGTGATCGAGTCGTACAGGCCGCCGATCTGCTTGAGCGCGCTGATCCGTACGGCGTTGGACGTGCCGACGAACATGGGCGCGCCGTAGCGGTTGCCGGCCCGCTGGATCAGGGCGTGGAACAGGAACTGCTGCGACTCGGCGGCCTTGGTGACGAACGTGTCGTAGTTGCCGTACACCTGGGGGCCGATGACGAAGCCGACGTCCGGGTCGCGGAAGTAGCCGAGCATCCGCTCCAGGTAGTTGGGGAGCGGCACGTGGTCGGTGTCGACGGAGGCGAAGAAGTCGTAGTGGTCGCCGTGCGCCTCCAGCCAGGCGTTGTAGTTGCCGTGCTTGGTCTTGGCGCGGTGGGGGCCCGCGGGCCGGTTCCACTTGGCGACGCCCTTGCGCGAGAAGTGGTGCACGCCGAGCCGGGCGCACACCTCCTTGACGGCCGGGTCGTCGCCCTCGTCCAGCAGCCAGACGTGCATCAGCCCGCGGTGCCGGATGCGGACGGCCGCCTCCAGGGTCTTCGTCACCATCTCCAGCGGCTCCTTGCCGGGCACGAAGGAGGTGAGGAAGGCGACCCGGGTGCCGGACTCCGGGACGACGGGGACGGGGTCGCGGGCGACGAGCGTCGCGTGCGCGTTCGACAGCACGTTCATGGTGCGGAACAGCTCGATCAGCCCGATGGACACGAGCATGACGACGTCGAGCGCCAGCAGCAGGTCGTTGTCGAGGTTCGGGTCGCGCTCGGTCCAGTGCCGGGGCTGCATCAGCCAGACGAACAGCCCGAGCGAGACCAGCGGGGCGGCGCCCAGCAGCAGCGCGGCCCTGATCCGGTGCGGCTCCTGCGACAGCAGCGAGCGGTACTGGACCCGGTACGGCTTCACGGGGTCGGGTTCGGTGAGCGGGCCGGCGAGCCGGCTGTAGTGCTCGTAGTCGTAGCGGGGCAGCGGTGTGGGCTGCACCGGGCGCGCCCTGGCCGAGCCGGCCCGGGGCTGTGCCGGTGGCCGCGGCCGTGCGGTCCGGGAGGCCGCGTCGTGGTCGTGCTGTCCGCCGGTCGGCGTCGACGTCATCAGTCATCCCCCCGCACGCATGCCGGCCGCGTGTTGGTCGTGGTCGTTCAAGGCCGCCGGCTCACCGCCCTGTGAGACAGGCAAAGACGATGTTCCGGTTGCATGCGCCGCCCCCCTGGTGTCCGACTGGCCGAACAGTGCCCCCACCGCGCCCCGCCATGAACGAGGCCAGGCCCCTCTTGTACCTGGCCCGGCCGATCCGCACCCATGCTGTTTCGGAGTCGATCACATGGATGTTCAATGTGGCCGGACCTGACGGGCTGCGTGCACGAAAACGACCGAGGCCCCCTCACGCTCGGTGAGGGGGCCTCGGCCTGCTGTGCGCCGCCAGGGACTCGAACCCCGGACCCGCTGATTAAGAGTCAGCTGCTCTAACCAACTGAGCTAGCGGCGCCTGCTGACCTGCATAACTCTACCCGACGCCGGAGGGTGCTCCTGACCGCCGGGGGCCGGGCCGCCGAGATTTTCCGCCCCGATGTGGATGTCGGATGGTCGTTTTTTTCCTTTCAACCGTCAAAATGCGTTATGTCGGGACAGTTGCGAAACTGGCGCCCGTGCATCGCCACGGAAAGAACTCGCCGAGTGTGGAGGGGAACCGTATGGCCGTTCCGGTCTTCGAGGAGTACGAGCCCGCCGCGGACTGTCCGTGCCCCGGCTGCGCCCGGCGGCGGCGGGAACTCGCGCTCAGACCGGCCGTGCGGGCCGGCGGCCACCCGGCCGCCCACGGCGCACGCCGCGCCCTCGTGCTGGTCACCGCCGCGGGCGTGGTCCTCGGCGGCGGCGCGGCCGCGGGGGCCGCCGCGCCGCCGGCCGGCCCGTTCCACCCGGCGGGCCACGGCACGGGCGACCCGGACACCGGTAACCCGCAGGGAGGCGCGGGCGGGCTGCACGGCCGCCCGCACGCCGGCCCGACGGCGGGTCAGGTCTCGACCGCCTCGCTGCCCAGGAGGACCCGGGCCGACATCATCAACCGGGCGAAGATCTGGCTGCGCGAGAAGGTCCCGTACTCGATGGAGAAGTACTGGACGGACGGCTACCGGCAGGACTGCTCCGGCTATGTGTCCATGGCCTGGGGCCTGCCCGGCAACGAGTGGACCGGCAGCCTCGCCCGGTACGGCACCCGGATCGCCCGCGACGACCTCGCGCCCGGCGACATCCTGCTCTTCCACAACCCCGCCGACCCGACGAAGGGCTCCCACGTCACGATCTTCGGCGGCTGGACCGACTACCGGCACACCCACTACATCGCCTACGAGCAGAGCAAGCCCCGGACCCGCAAGCAGCCCACCCCCATGGCGTACTGGGCCAATTCGTCCCGGTACATCCCCTATCGCTACAACGGCCTCGTCACCGAGCACACCCCCTCGGACGGCGCCCCGGGCGGCAAGGCCTCCGCGACGGCCTTCCCCGGAGGCGGCCACTTCGGCCCCGGGGCGCACAACGCGTACGTCACCCGGCTCGGGCACTTGCTCGTCGAGCGCGGCGGCGGCCGCTTCTACGCGTCGGGACCCGGGCCCCGGTGGGGCGACGCCGACCGGCGGGCGACCCAGGCGTTCCAGCGGGCGCAGGGCTGGCGCGGCAGCGAGGCGAACGGCCTGCCGGGGCCGCACACCTGGCGGCTGCTGGTGCGGGGCGAGGGCCGCGACATCGCGGGCGGCACCAGCCGCTCGGCGGCGGTGCCGCGCTACCCCGGCCGGGGCCACTTCCGGCCCGGCCGGTCGAACACATACGTCGAGATGCTGGGCCGCCGGCTGGTGAAGCTCGGCTTCGGCAGGCACTACACGACGGGCCCCTCCCCGCGCTGGGGGGAGGCCGACCGGCGCAACGTCCAGGACTTCCAGCGGGCACAGGGCTGGCGCGGCGGAGCCGCGGACGGCCATCCGGGCCCCGAGACATGGAGGC is a window encoding:
- a CDS encoding class F sortase, whose translation is MAPGAGRLPGSGRLYAGVAWALVLVLMWLWGKEVTVGHGGLSAPTTGDVAAVGRPRAVPLPPPHAPAEPAAPRRVAVPSLGIAAPVVPRGLDASGGIEAPPHDTPHTVGWYAGGIAPGADGTALLVGHVDTETGPAVFHGLRSVRPGARVHVTRADGTVAEFTVDDVRVFDRGTFDAHEAYGRRDPDRAELRLVTCGGTFDRASGTYTANVVVSAYLTAVRHTAPPGGPARAARAPHFAGTAQGS
- a CDS encoding alkaline phosphatase family protein — translated: MPLTGTPRRRTVLTAGAATAATAAFTALGTAPAHAAEAPALPDGTSQDKVLVVGMDGLRHDRIAAANAPHLTSMMANGTYGTSLLYANPMAATSSGPGWSTVSTGVWPDKHGVKDNTFTGRDYARYPGFLARLHQVRPALSLFAAVDWKPLDTYGTVTAGADAKLVLDGDRDGYVAHDETITATTVSVLRDRNPDVLFVYLGNTDVVAHSSGTGQRYLDAIAVQDAQLGRMLAAVRARPTYASERWTVIVCTDHGHVDAGGHGGSSIAERSTFVLATGPGIAAGARPLDTRLVDVAATVYRQLGITPDPAWGLDGRPIQERSADPFDTLQSALGQRVDETGIPAGVLGFTHTPPSGWSVINNAMGTGGTTEWRGWAFATDDFWSRTQRDQWRELNVRARGVFAVADSDEWADTSFSGTYDSTLVTPAYDVSGRSRVTLAFTTHYRQEAGQTARILASFNGGTPTVVRAYTSDVVAQPQSLTLDVPAGASAVSFRFHYTGSNNWYWVIDGVRVTAS
- a CDS encoding galactose oxidase-like domain-containing protein, with the translated sequence MSTLPVRPNHRRNRARRLLIGTAVVAAVAGFNGPALYRFGTAQYHEYAINRPEYKAENGHWDFLDVPAEFRVNAIHVALLHTGKVLLIAGSGNNQKNFDAQRFESVLWDPKTGAFKKIPTPKDMFCAGHTQLPDGKLLVAGGTKRYEKLEGDVTKAGGLMIVHNEDPDKPITLPAGTRFTGKANGKTFVSKDPVVVERAKKVFDKKTGRFLRTEAGLGRIYVEAEKSGKEYETGTEDNYRVHGMKGTDARNVYGMAQKLALDKKDFQGIKDAFEFDPVAERYVKVDPMNEARWYPTLTTLKDGRVLALSGLDEIGQIVPGKDEIYDPKTKKWTYTGIERRFPTYPAIFLMDDGKLFYSGSNAGYGPADVGRDPGIWDLERNTFQKVPGLSDPDRMETSATVMLPPAQDQRFMVIGGGGVGESQESSEKSRLVDLKDPAPRFKDGPALDKGTRYPSASLLPDDTVFVTGGSEDYRGRSASNILQARTYDPRSGTYQRVADPRVGRNYHSGSVLLPDGRVMIFGSDSLFADKDNTRPGIFEQRIELYSPPYLYREGRPVLRHGPKAIRRGATGEYVTADAARIRTAKLMRPSAVTHVTDVDQRSIALNLTRTAKGIRVTVPANRALVPSGWYMLFVTDDRGTPSEAVWVEVP
- a CDS encoding glycoside hydrolase family 6 protein codes for the protein MYGSCTGRARTGVALAGALTALLAAAGCGAPDSGEGVRTGPRPPGGNVAFWVNPDGNAARQLAGYETRGEQRNAELIRKIASQPVGEWVGSDRPEEETRRLTEAAARSGRDALLVLYNIPHRDCGQHSAGGAPDGDAYRAWIEGVARGIGDRRATVVLEPDAVMHMVDSCTEQQYHEERYALLAGAVERLKRLPNVRVYLDAGNAGWGRPDQIHEPLRRAGIAKADGFAVNVSNFQTTAASKEYGKKVSAKAGGRHFVIDTSRNGNGPYTEGDPAENWCNPPGRALGERPTTRTGDPLVDAYLWIKRPGESDGDCKGGPKAGEWYPAYALELARNAR
- a CDS encoding HAD-IIA family hydrolase, whose amino-acid sequence is MAERKPIESWLTDMDGVLIHEGVPIPGADAFIKKLRDTERPFLVLTNNSIYTARDLHARLARMGLDVPTENIWTSALATARFLDDQRPGGTAYVIGEAGLTTALHDIGYVLTDHDPDYVVLGETRTYSFEAMTKAVRLINAGARFICTNPDETGPSTEGPLPATGSVAALITKATGKDPYFAGKPNPLMMRTGLNAIGAHSETSAMIGDRMDTDVLAGLEAGMETFLVLTGLTTPADVDRYPFRPSTIVDSIADLVERI
- a CDS encoding 2-aminoethylphosphonate ABC transporter substrate-binding protein — translated: MPQHTRLRRPAALAAAVPLALLPLAGCGTTSAASDPKVVTVYSADGLKGENGDGWYDRVFQDFEKETGIKVRYVEGGSGEMVQRALRERTNTQADVLITLPPFIQQADSKGLLQAYEPKGAEHVDGGDKSPRHTWTAVVNNYFGFIHNKKELKTPPTTWEDLLDPKYKDKVQYSTPGVAGDGTAVVIKAMHDFGGREPAMEYLGKLQANNVGPSSSTSKLAPKVDKGELLVANGDVQMNFAQSRSMPNLRIWFPAREDGRPTTFALPYAAGLVTDAPHTENGRKLLDFLLGERAQRQASAIGGGFPARTDIKATDANAIALSGLMRGVEIFEPDWTDIDKNLTSYVEAWKTATGS